One region of Vibrio pelagius genomic DNA includes:
- a CDS encoding RNA methyltransferase, which translates to MTKAKTDTQSKGYACIGLVNPKTPENVGSVMRAAGCYGANSVFYTGTRYDHARQFHTDTKEKHLELPLIGVEDLKDIIPVGCVPVAVDLIEGAKPLPEYKHPPRAFYIFGPEDGTLKKEITNFCRETIYVPTNGCMNLAAAVNVILYDRMAKGDNFSNHK; encoded by the coding sequence ATGACCAAAGCAAAAACTGATACACAGTCAAAAGGCTATGCCTGTATTGGCTTGGTAAACCCAAAAACGCCAGAAAACGTAGGCTCGGTTATGCGTGCAGCGGGCTGTTACGGCGCAAATTCTGTGTTCTATACAGGCACACGCTACGACCACGCACGTCAGTTTCATACCGACACTAAAGAGAAGCACTTAGAGCTTCCGTTGATTGGTGTTGAAGACCTAAAAGACATTATCCCTGTAGGATGCGTACCTGTTGCTGTTGATTTGATTGAAGGCGCTAAGCCTCTGCCTGAATACAAGCACCCTCCTCGCGCGTTCTACATTTTCGGCCCTGAAGATGGCACATTGAAGAAAGAGATCACCAATTTCTGTCGCGAGACGATTTACGTTCCAACCAATGGTTGTATGAACTTAGCCGCCGCGGTGAACGTGATTCTTTATGATCGTATGGCAAAAGGCGATAACTTCTCGAATCATAAATAA
- a CDS encoding HI1450 family dsDNA-mimic protein produces MTEANDLMSYDDAIDTAYDIFLEMAPDNLEPADVILFTAQFEDRGAAELVETGDDWVGHVGFEVDKEIYAEIRIGLVNEEDDVLDDVFARMLISRDPDHKFCHMLWKRD; encoded by the coding sequence ATGACTGAAGCTAATGACTTAATGTCTTATGATGATGCGATCGACACTGCATACGACATCTTCCTAGAGATGGCACCGGATAACCTAGAGCCTGCTGACGTGATTCTATTCACTGCACAGTTCGAAGATCGCGGCGCTGCTGAACTTGTTGAAACGGGTGACGATTGGGTCGGTCATGTTGGCTTTGAAGTCGACAAAGAGATCTACGCTGAAATTCGCATTGGTCTAGTAAACGAAGAGGACGACGTTTTAGATGACGTTTTCGCGCGTATGCTGATCAGCCGCGACCCAGACCATAAGTTCTGCCACATGCTGTGGAAGCGTGACTAG
- the yeiP gene encoding elongation factor P-like protein YeiP, translating to MPRASEIKKGFAIDVDGKTLLVKDIEITTPGGRGGQKIYRFRGNDVATGVKAEVRHKADEIVETIDVTKRAVMFSYVDGNEYIFMDNEDYTQYIFNGEMIEDELLFINEETQGMYAILIDGNAATLELPTSVELVIEETDPSIKGASASARTKPARFATGLTVQVPEYIATGDKVVINTAERKYMNRAS from the coding sequence ATGCCTAGAGCAAGTGAAATTAAAAAAGGTTTTGCGATCGACGTAGATGGCAAAACGCTTCTAGTTAAAGATATCGAGATCACAACACCAGGCGGTCGTGGTGGTCAAAAGATCTACCGTTTCCGTGGTAACGACGTAGCAACAGGCGTAAAAGCTGAAGTTCGCCATAAGGCTGACGAAATCGTTGAAACTATCGATGTAACTAAGCGCGCTGTCATGTTCTCTTACGTTGATGGCAACGAGTACATCTTCATGGACAACGAAGACTACACGCAATACATCTTTAACGGCGAGATGATCGAAGATGAGCTTCTATTCATCAACGAAGAAACTCAAGGTATGTACGCAATCCTAATCGATGGTAACGCTGCAACACTTGAACTTCCAACTTCTGTTGAGCTTGTTATCGAAGAGACAGACCCGTCAATCAAAGGCGCTTCTGCTTCTGCTCGCACTAAGCCAGCTCGTTTCGCAACAGGCCTAACCGTTCAAGTTCCAGAGTACATCGCAACGGGTGATAAAGTTGTGATTAACACTGCTGAACGTAAATACATGAACCGCGCAAGCTAA
- a CDS encoding nucleotidyltransferase domain-containing protein: protein MQLPVIDPKAPFQPEFQPVVNDLITFLKSGLGSNLHSIYIYGSVARKTAKPGQSNLDVVVVTHRSFSDQRTTLLNTIKWRFQKSFPQVTQVSIKTALVSDIVDFENIFTWGFMLKHLAVCVHGEDLSDCYGDFETSWEIAKHWNMDVENWLAVYRNRIARAATPKEQVAAQVIIAKKLLRASYSLIMYRDKYWYDDPRECGQQFLKYHPDREVEIQRLGILLAGKPVPKRSVIGILDGFGEWLVKQYEKTEFRIG from the coding sequence ATGCAGCTACCTGTTATTGACCCGAAAGCGCCTTTCCAGCCTGAGTTTCAACCTGTGGTAAACGACCTGATTACATTTTTGAAAAGTGGCTTAGGTTCGAATCTTCATAGCATTTACATTTATGGCAGTGTAGCGAGGAAAACGGCAAAACCTGGGCAATCTAATCTTGATGTTGTTGTAGTCACGCACCGTTCGTTTTCTGATCAAAGAACCACACTACTCAATACGATTAAGTGGCGCTTCCAAAAGAGCTTTCCTCAGGTAACGCAAGTCTCTATTAAAACTGCTTTAGTCAGTGACATTGTCGACTTTGAGAATATCTTCACTTGGGGCTTTATGCTTAAGCACCTAGCGGTATGCGTACATGGTGAGGATCTTTCAGATTGCTATGGCGACTTCGAAACCAGTTGGGAGATTGCTAAGCACTGGAATATGGATGTCGAAAACTGGCTAGCGGTTTACCGTAACAGGATTGCCAGAGCTGCCACGCCTAAAGAGCAGGTTGCCGCGCAAGTTATTATTGCTAAAAAGCTACTCAGAGCCAGTTATTCGCTGATCATGTACCGAGACAAGTATTGGTATGACGATCCACGCGAATGTGGTCAACAGTTTCTAAAATATCATCCGGATCGAGAGGTTGAGATTCAACGCTTAGGGATACTTCTTGCAGGCAAACCGGTACCGAAGCGTTCTGTAATAGGGATTCTCGATGGCTTTGGTGAGTGGTTGGTAAAACAGTATGAAAAAACGGAATTTAGGATTGGTTAG
- a CDS encoding DNA polymerase II produces the protein MDIQQGFVLTRQARDFSGQTQIDIWVSTPDGPTLLTVKGERPIFFIEQSNIDTCIKLAKEAGIECEIKALELTNFSHTPLAGCYTRLIRESSALNQVFNQESIVTFEADIRLADRFLMERFIKGSIEFTGNVTSRTQHQRVTNTKCRAGDYLPTLSVVSLDIECSEKGILYSIGLDSPMDSRVIMVGPEQAAETAIQWVKDEAALLEAMIDWFKRYDPDVIIGWNVIDFDFRLLHKRAEWNKIKLNIGRDNQPSFFRSSAQSQQGFITIPGRVVLDGIDMLKTATYHFRSWSLESVSQELLGEGKDIHNVHDRMDEINRMFKFDKPSLAKYNLQDCVLVNRIFEHTHLVEFAIERSRLTGVELDKVGGSVAAFTNLYLPQIHRAGYIAPNLQPENWIASPGGYVMDSIPNLYDSVLVLDFKSLYPSIIRSFLIDPMGLIEGLKQEIGRDDDQAVEGFRGGQFHRSKHFLPEMIETLWAARDVAKKNNEKAFSQAIKIIMNSFYGVLGSSGCRFFDTRLASSITMRGHEIMKQTKVLIEEKGYQVIYGDTDSTFVSLNGSYSQEDADEIGQSLVAYINDWWTQHLKDKYNLTSILELEYETHYRKFLMPTIRGSETGSKKRYAGLIGEEGDEKIVFKGLESARTDWTPLAQRFQQTLYEMVFHDQDPTDYVRNFVDETAAGKHDDLLVYQKRLRRKLHEYQKNIPPQVRAARMADEINDKLGRPLQYQNKGRIEYLITLNGPEPKEYLKSGIDYQHYIDKQLKPVAEAILPFIGLDFEQVSGQQLGLF, from the coding sequence TTGGATATTCAGCAAGGCTTTGTGCTGACAAGACAAGCAAGAGATTTTTCTGGCCAGACTCAAATTGATATTTGGGTCAGTACACCGGATGGGCCAACTTTGCTTACTGTTAAAGGCGAGCGCCCAATCTTCTTCATCGAGCAATCGAATATCGACACCTGTATCAAACTCGCTAAGGAAGCAGGGATTGAGTGCGAAATAAAAGCCCTGGAACTGACCAACTTCTCGCACACACCGCTAGCAGGTTGCTATACACGATTAATTCGTGAAAGCAGCGCCTTAAACCAAGTCTTCAATCAAGAGTCTATCGTGACGTTTGAGGCTGATATTCGTCTCGCCGATCGCTTCCTAATGGAAAGATTCATTAAAGGCAGCATTGAGTTTACCGGCAATGTCACTTCTCGAACTCAGCACCAGCGTGTCACTAACACTAAATGTCGAGCCGGCGATTACTTACCGACTCTATCCGTCGTTTCATTAGATATCGAGTGCTCAGAGAAAGGTATCCTCTACTCTATTGGTTTAGATAGCCCAATGGACAGTCGCGTTATCATGGTGGGTCCAGAGCAGGCAGCCGAAACCGCGATTCAATGGGTTAAAGACGAAGCGGCACTATTAGAAGCCATGATAGATTGGTTTAAACGTTATGACCCCGACGTCATTATCGGTTGGAACGTGATTGATTTTGATTTCCGACTGCTTCACAAGCGGGCTGAATGGAACAAAATAAAACTCAATATCGGTCGCGATAATCAACCTAGCTTCTTCCGCAGTTCTGCTCAAAGTCAGCAAGGGTTTATCACTATCCCTGGACGTGTGGTTTTGGACGGTATCGACATGCTCAAAACCGCAACCTACCACTTCAGGTCTTGGTCTCTAGAGTCGGTTTCTCAAGAGCTATTGGGTGAAGGTAAAGACATCCACAATGTGCACGACCGCATGGATGAAATTAATCGAATGTTTAAGTTCGATAAACCTTCACTTGCCAAGTACAACCTCCAAGACTGTGTTTTAGTCAATCGCATCTTTGAACATACACACCTTGTTGAGTTTGCTATTGAACGGTCTCGCCTAACTGGTGTTGAGCTTGATAAGGTTGGTGGCTCTGTGGCGGCCTTTACTAATCTCTACTTACCTCAGATTCATCGAGCTGGGTACATTGCGCCAAACTTACAGCCTGAGAACTGGATTGCTAGTCCCGGCGGTTATGTGATGGATTCCATCCCGAACCTTTACGATTCAGTGCTGGTGCTCGACTTTAAGAGCCTATACCCATCTATCATCCGATCTTTCCTCATCGACCCAATGGGTTTGATTGAAGGATTAAAGCAAGAAATTGGCCGCGATGACGACCAAGCCGTTGAGGGGTTTCGAGGTGGACAGTTCCACCGTAGCAAGCACTTTCTACCCGAGATGATTGAAACCTTGTGGGCTGCGCGTGATGTTGCAAAGAAGAACAATGAAAAGGCCTTCTCGCAAGCGATCAAGATCATCATGAACTCATTCTATGGGGTTTTGGGCTCATCTGGCTGCCGCTTCTTCGATACTCGTTTGGCGTCGTCGATTACCATGCGCGGGCATGAGATCATGAAACAAACCAAGGTACTTATCGAAGAGAAAGGCTATCAGGTTATCTATGGTGACACTGACTCTACATTCGTGTCTCTGAATGGTAGCTACAGTCAAGAAGATGCGGATGAAATCGGTCAATCACTGGTCGCGTATATCAACGATTGGTGGACACAGCATCTAAAAGACAAATACAACCTGACTTCTATACTCGAACTGGAGTACGAGACTCACTATCGAAAATTCTTGATGCCTACTATTCGTGGTTCAGAGACAGGCTCAAAGAAACGCTATGCAGGTCTAATTGGCGAAGAAGGCGATGAGAAGATTGTCTTCAAAGGGCTAGAAAGTGCGCGTACCGATTGGACGCCACTCGCCCAACGCTTTCAGCAGACTTTGTATGAGATGGTTTTCCATGACCAAGACCCAACCGACTACGTTCGTAATTTTGTCGATGAAACAGCGGCTGGCAAACACGACGATTTGCTGGTTTATCAAAAACGGCTAAGACGAAAACTGCACGAATATCAGAAGAACATTCCGCCCCAAGTTCGTGCTGCACGCATGGCGGATGAGATAAACGACAAGCTAGGCCGCCCTCTGCAATACCAAAACAAAGGGCGCATTGAGTATTTGATTACGTTAAACGGCCCTGAACCCAAAGAGTACTTGAAGAGTGGCATCGACTATCAACATTACATCGATAAGCAGTTGAAACCTGTCGCGGAAGCGATATTGCCGTTTATCGGACTCGATTTTGAACAAGTCAGCGGTCAACAACTAGGGTTGTTCTAG
- the uvrY gene encoding UvrY/SirA/GacA family response regulator transcription factor, protein MINVFLVDDHELVRTGIRRIIEDVRGMNVAGEAESGEEAAKWCRTNNTDVILMDMNMPGIGGLEATKKILRFNPDIKIIVLTVHTENPFPTKVMQAGAAGYLTKGAGPDEMVNAIRVVNSGQRYISPEIAQQMALSQFSPASENPFADLSERELQIMMMITKGQKVTDISEQLNLSPKTVNSYRYRLFSKLDISGDVELTHLAIRHGMLDTETL, encoded by the coding sequence TTGATAAATGTTTTCCTTGTAGATGATCACGAGCTGGTTCGCACAGGGATACGACGTATTATTGAAGACGTCCGTGGAATGAACGTAGCAGGGGAAGCTGAAAGCGGTGAAGAAGCAGCAAAGTGGTGTCGTACTAATAATACCGACGTCATTTTGATGGATATGAATATGCCTGGTATTGGTGGCTTAGAAGCAACCAAGAAGATTTTGCGCTTTAACCCAGACATTAAAATCATCGTTTTAACTGTTCATACGGAAAATCCGTTTCCAACTAAAGTGATGCAAGCTGGAGCTGCTGGTTACCTTACTAAAGGGGCAGGTCCGGACGAAATGGTCAATGCGATTCGCGTGGTAAACAGCGGTCAGCGTTACATTTCACCAGAAATCGCGCAGCAGATGGCACTAAGCCAATTCTCGCCTGCCTCTGAAAATCCATTCGCTGATCTTTCTGAGCGTGAACTTCAAATTATGATGATGATCACCAAAGGTCAGAAAGTAACGGACATTTCAGAACAACTTAATCTAAGCCCTAAGACAGTGAATAGCTACCGCTACCGACTGTTTAGTAAACTAGACATCAGTGGTGATGTAGAGCTTACTCACTTAGCGATTAGACACGGAATGCTAGACACCGAGACCCTCTAG
- the uvrC gene encoding excinuclease ABC subunit UvrC, giving the protein MTSSFDSVSFLKTVTEQPGVYRMYNAEAVVIYVGKAKNLKKRLTSYFRKKVDSEKTRALVSNIAKIDVTVTHTETEALILEHNYIKQYLPKYNVLLRDDKSYPYIFISGHKHPRLSMHRGAKKKKGEYFGPYPDSGAVRETLHLLQKIFPARQCEDTVYANRTRPCLMYQIGRCAAPCVSSIISDEEYAELIGYVRLFLQGKDNQVLETLVQKMEQASQQLKFEQAATFRDQIQAIRRVQEQQYVSDDSMEDMDVLGFAQENGVACIHILMIRQGKVLGSRSHFPKIPNNTVREEVFSSFLSQYYLAHNEARTIPTRLILNTDLIEDVTPIQQALCEVAGRKIHFNANPSGTRGRYLKLSNTNALTAITTKINHKMTINQRFKELQDVLSMDAIKRMECFDISHTMGESTIASCVVFNQEGPVKQEYRRYNITGITGGDDYAAMGQALERRYSKQLDVDKIPDIIFIDGGKGQLNRAHEIISQYWGDWPVRPRMVGIAKGVTRKPGLETLITLEGEEFNLPTDAPALHLIQHIRDESHNHAIAGHRAKRGKTRRTSALEGIEGVGPKRRQALLKYMGGLQELKRASVEEIAKVPGISHSLAENIYQALKQ; this is encoded by the coding sequence GTGACATCCTCATTTGACTCAGTCTCATTCCTAAAGACCGTAACAGAACAGCCCGGCGTTTATCGTATGTATAACGCCGAGGCTGTTGTTATCTATGTCGGCAAAGCAAAAAATCTAAAGAAACGCCTCACTAGCTACTTTCGTAAAAAAGTCGATAGCGAGAAAACGCGTGCTTTGGTTAGCAATATTGCCAAGATAGACGTAACGGTTACACATACTGAGACAGAAGCCCTAATCCTCGAGCACAACTACATTAAGCAGTACTTACCTAAGTACAACGTTTTGCTGCGCGATGATAAATCTTACCCTTATATCTTCATCAGTGGTCACAAACACCCAAGACTGTCGATGCACCGTGGTGCAAAAAAGAAAAAAGGGGAGTATTTCGGACCTTATCCTGATTCTGGGGCAGTGCGAGAAACCCTGCACTTGCTGCAAAAGATATTCCCAGCTCGACAATGTGAAGATACCGTTTATGCGAATCGTACTCGCCCTTGTCTGATGTATCAGATTGGTCGATGCGCCGCACCTTGTGTCAGTTCAATCATCTCCGATGAAGAGTATGCAGAACTGATTGGTTATGTGCGCTTGTTCTTGCAAGGGAAAGACAATCAAGTGTTGGAAACTCTGGTCCAAAAAATGGAGCAAGCAAGCCAACAACTCAAGTTTGAACAGGCAGCGACATTTCGCGACCAAATTCAGGCGATTCGTCGAGTACAAGAGCAACAATACGTATCTGACGATTCAATGGAAGATATGGACGTACTCGGCTTTGCGCAAGAAAACGGTGTCGCTTGTATTCATATTTTGATGATTCGTCAGGGCAAGGTGTTGGGTAGCCGCAGTCATTTTCCAAAGATCCCAAACAATACGGTTAGGGAAGAGGTGTTTTCGAGCTTCTTGAGTCAGTATTATCTGGCACATAATGAAGCGAGAACCATCCCAACTCGTTTGATCCTCAATACTGATTTGATTGAGGATGTGACTCCGATTCAACAAGCTTTGTGTGAAGTCGCAGGTCGAAAGATCCACTTCAATGCCAACCCTTCCGGAACCCGAGGTCGTTATCTCAAGTTGTCGAACACCAATGCGTTAACGGCAATAACGACCAAGATTAATCATAAAATGACGATTAATCAGCGCTTTAAAGAGCTTCAAGATGTCTTGTCTATGGATGCCATTAAGCGCATGGAGTGTTTTGATATCAGTCATACCATGGGTGAGAGCACTATCGCGTCTTGTGTCGTATTCAACCAAGAAGGTCCAGTGAAGCAGGAATACCGTCGTTACAATATCACGGGTATCACTGGAGGTGATGATTATGCTGCTATGGGGCAAGCGTTAGAGCGTCGTTACTCCAAGCAACTGGATGTGGATAAGATTCCAGACATTATCTTTATCGATGGTGGTAAAGGGCAGTTGAACCGCGCTCATGAGATTATTTCGCAATATTGGGGTGATTGGCCTGTTCGACCAAGAATGGTGGGTATTGCGAAAGGGGTTACCCGTAAACCAGGTCTTGAAACCCTAATTACTTTGGAAGGCGAAGAGTTTAACTTACCAACGGACGCGCCAGCTTTACACCTCATTCAACATATTCGTGATGAGAGCCATAACCATGCCATCGCTGGTCATCGAGCGAAACGTGGTAAAACACGTCGCACGAGTGCGCTTGAAGGAATCGAGGGGGTGGGGCCAAAACGTCGCCAAGCTCTGTTGAAATATATGGGTGGACTGCAAGAGCTTAAGCGTGCAAGTGTTGAAGAAATAGCCAAAGTGCCGGGCATTAGTCATTCTTTGGCAGAAAACATTTATCAAGCATTGAAACAATAG
- the pgsA gene encoding CDP-diacylglycerol--glycerol-3-phosphate 3-phosphatidyltransferase yields the protein MRLNIPNILSLLRLFLIPVFVIVFYLPYQWAPFAAAMVFWVAGFTDWLDGMLARKLGQTSRFGAFIDPVADKVLVATALILITEHYHSIWVTIPAVTMIAREIIISALREWMAEIGKRASVAVSWVGKVKTVSQMFALWVLIWRYDDWMIWVGYAALYIATILTYWSMAQYLMAAKDDLLDEQHH from the coding sequence ATGCGTTTGAATATACCCAACATTTTGTCCCTACTGAGACTTTTTTTAATCCCAGTATTCGTTATCGTTTTCTACCTACCTTATCAATGGGCTCCTTTTGCAGCTGCGATGGTTTTTTGGGTGGCCGGATTTACTGACTGGCTAGATGGTATGTTAGCGCGTAAGCTAGGCCAGACTTCTCGTTTTGGTGCCTTTATCGACCCTGTAGCCGATAAAGTTCTCGTAGCAACGGCTCTGATTCTGATTACTGAACACTACCACTCAATTTGGGTGACGATTCCAGCAGTAACCATGATTGCACGTGAAATTATTATTTCAGCACTTCGAGAATGGATGGCTGAAATTGGTAAGCGCGCAAGCGTTGCGGTTTCTTGGGTAGGCAAGGTTAAAACTGTTTCTCAGATGTTTGCCTTATGGGTCCTGATTTGGCGCTATGACGACTGGATGATTTGGGTCGGTTACGCCGCGCTTTATATCGCAACTATCCTGACATACTGGTCAATGGCTCAATACTTAATGGCAGCCAAAGATGACTTGTTGGATGAACAACATCATTAA